The stretch of DNA GCCAGGGCCCTTGGGTCCCCGCCTTCGCGGGGATGACGGCTCTCTCAGCCTTTCCTGCGCAAACGCGCGTAGAAGAACCCATCGCAGCCCAGTTCGCCCGGCAGGCGCTGGCGACCGGCGCCGCTGGGCCGCCCGAATCGTTCGTCGAGGGGTTCGGCGACCGCGTCCGGCGTGCGCGCCAGGAACGCATCGACCTGCGCTTCGTTCTCGGCCTTGAGGATCGAACACGTCGCATAGAGCAGCACCGCGCCCGGCGCGACGGTCGCCCACAGCGCATCGAGCAGGCGCGCCTGCGTCGCCACCAGTGCGGTCAGGTCGGAGGCGCGACGGTGCTGCAGCACGTCGGGCTGGCGGCGGATGATGCCGGTGGCCGAACACGGCGCGTCCAGCAGCACCGCATTGAACGGCGTTCCGTCCCACCATGCCTGCGTGTCGGCGGCATCGGCGGCGAGCAGTTGCACGCGATCACCCAGGCGCAGGCGGGTGAAGCCCGAACGCATGCGATCCAGGCGCTGTGCGTCGATGTCGAGTGCGACCAGGCGCAGCGAGGCATCACGCTCGAGCAGGTGCGCGGTCTTGCCGCCGGGTGCGGCGCAGGCATCGAGCACGCGCCCGGAAGGCGGCGCGGCCAACGCCTCGACCACCAGCTGCGCGGAAGCGTCCTGCACGGACGCAGCGCCTTCGGCGAAGCCGGGCAGCGCCGCGACCGCGGCCGGCGTGTCCAGGCGCAATGCGTCGGGCAATCGCTCGTCGACCTGCGCCTCGATGCCGGCTTCGTGCATGCGGGCACGGTAGTCATCACGCGACTGCTGGCGACGGTTCACGCGCAGCCACATCGGCGGCTCGGCGGCGCTGGCGTCGAGGATGGCCTCGGCGTCATCGGGCCAGTCGCGGTTGATCTGATCGCGCAGCCACTTCGGCCAGTGTGCGTGCGGTTCGCCCGCCGGCAAGCCTTCGCGTTGGGCGCGGCGCAACAGCGCGTTGACCATGCCGGCCTGGTGGCGTCGACCCAGCGTGCGCGCGGCTTCGACGGTGGCCGCCACCGCGGCATGGGCCGGCAGGCCGAGCGGATCGAGCTGGGCGAAGCCGACGAACAACAGCGCTTTCAGTTCGCTGTCGCGCTTGGGCAACGGACGCGACACCCATGCCAGCAGCGCCGACTCGAAACGGGCCGGCTGGCGCAGCACGGCAAAGCAGATAGCTTCCACCAGCGCGCGGTCGCGCGGATCGGCAATGCGCGGCAAGGCCAGCGCAAGCTCGGCCTTCAGCGAGCGGCCGTGATGGAGCACCGCGTCAAGCACGCGTGCGGCGGCGGCGCGCGATGCGGCGCCGCTGTGGCTGGCGCCGGAAGTCTGGTCAGGGCGTGCCATGGCGGCCGTCAGCGCAGGTCCGGGCGGCCGTTGAGGTAATCGGCCGCGGTGATCGCCTTGCCGCCGTCACGCTGCAGCACGCGGATGCGCAGCACGCCGGCCGCGCAGGCGACATCGAGACCATCGCGCCCGGCTCGAAGCAGGGATCCGGGCTCTACTTGATGGGGGCCGGCGCCATGGGCTTCGTCCAGCGCGACCGCACCATGCAGGCGCAACCGCTCGCCGGCGACGACGGCCTCGGCCATCGGCCATGGATTGAACGCGCGCACCTTGTTGGCCAGCACCGTCGCCGGCTGCGACCAGTCGAGGCGGGCCTCGGCCTTGTCGAGTTTGTGCGCGTAGGTAACGCCTTCCTCGGGCTGCGGCTGCGGCACCGGCCGGATGTCGGCACGCAGCAGTCCCAGGCCATCGGCGAGCACCTGCGCACCGAGCGCGGAAAGACGATCGTGCAACTGGCCGCCGGTTTCCTGTGCGCCGATCTGCAGCGACTGCGAGAGCAGCACCGGCCCGGTGTCCAGGCCCTTCTCCATCTGCATCAGGCACACGCCCGATTCGCTGTCACCGGCTTCGATCGCGCGCTGGATGGGCGCAGCACCGCGCCAGCGCGGCAGCAGCGAAGCGTGGACGTTCCAGCAACCGTAAGTGGGGATGTCGAGCACCGACTGCGGCAGGATCAGGCCGTAGGCCACCACCACCATCAGGTCCGGCTTCAGCGCGCGCAGTGCGTCCTTCGACACGATCGACTTGAAGTTCTCCGGCTGGAAGACCTCGATGCCGCGCAGCAGTGCTTCGCGCTTGACCGGCGACGGCGTCAGTTCGCGACCGCGCCCGGCCGGGCGATCGGGCTGGGTATAGACGGCGACGACCTCACCACGCTGCGAGGCCGCGCGCAGGCACGGCACGGCGAAGTCGGGTGTGCCGGCGAAAACGATTCTCATCGGGGATGGGCGCCAAGTGGGGGTTGGTGTCATCCCGGCGGGCAGGCCGGGGCCTGCCTGTCACCGCGGGAAGGGGTCGCTCAGGCCGCGGCCTGGCGCTTCTGCTTGGCCAGCTTCTTGCGCACCATCTCGCGCTTGAGCGGCGAGAGGTAGTCGACGAACAGCTTGCCGGCCAGGTGGTCCATCT from Lysobacter arenosi encodes:
- the rsmB gene encoding 16S rRNA (cytosine(967)-C(5))-methyltransferase RsmB, which codes for MARPDQTSGASHSGAASRAAAARVLDAVLHHGRSLKAELALALPRIADPRDRALVEAICFAVLRQPARFESALLAWVSRPLPKRDSELKALLFVGFAQLDPLGLPAHAAVAATVEAARTLGRRHQAGMVNALLRRAQREGLPAGEPHAHWPKWLRDQINRDWPDDAEAILDASAAEPPMWLRVNRRQQSRDDYRARMHEAGIEAQVDERLPDALRLDTPAAVAALPGFAEGAASVQDASAQLVVEALAAPPSGRVLDACAAPGGKTAHLLERDASLRLVALDIDAQRLDRMRSGFTRLRLGDRVQLLAADAADTQAWWDGTPFNAVLLDAPCSATGIIRRQPDVLQHRRASDLTALVATQARLLDALWATVAPGAVLLYATCSILKAENEAQVDAFLARTPDAVAEPLDERFGRPSGAGRQRLPGELGCDGFFYARLRRKG
- the fmt gene encoding methionyl-tRNA formyltransferase, with translation MRIVFAGTPDFAVPCLRAASQRGEVVAVYTQPDRPAGRGRELTPSPVKREALLRGIEVFQPENFKSIVSKDALRALKPDLMVVVAYGLILPQSVLDIPTYGCWNVHASLLPRWRGAAPIQRAIEAGDSESGVCLMQMEKGLDTGPVLLSQSLQIGAQETGGQLHDRLSALGAQVLADGLGLLRADIRPVPQPQPEEGVTYAHKLDKAEARLDWSQPATVLANKVRAFNPWPMAEAVVAGERLRLHGAVALDEAHGAGPHQVEPGSLLRAGRDGLDVACAAGVLRIRVLQRDGGKAITAADYLNGRPDLR